The proteins below are encoded in one region of Reichenbachiella sp. 5M10:
- a CDS encoding pectinesterase family protein translates to MKKTYFAIVALLVCSLWANAQLAGTVTYEFLDETIIDSGMSTDGLVDWTAGYHGGTYGMNMKLGDEINVKVSGSSTIRFLGSKHSGLELTGTALESGDLGTLTTKVETDLSDTYSFVYSGPETTLNFKAVEGTGSDIYLPSIEVIPAQSGATATTAETSIIYYYDLRDGSIIPTDTDGQSDINAGLIGVIVGTSNAFGYNGDDHGSVLKTGNQIVLDVAGNSYIKIGGCVYSGGTIAISSESGEFDITESDNTAGEYDNDNYTLDILYVGEAGSVTLDFTGTNYVPYLEVAPIPYEVQIGPSYPNSNGLVDVWDFGAAQLDEATYKNNLTVDIINAWYADTEAGTAGPTLPSFTADVLSWVGGGNDRLRSTNESLTRYDDNIAGAEEYTGRVYVNASAATTRYMSLTLYEDDEVTMIVKTDAGGNLNFDYAEDPTLQSDQIELGSDIVEVKFVAQHKGIYHIYDDLGKPSYYRIYRKDATYADLTGSIDVTAATDIPEGYSISFTNEVGKTWIADQSSNSYSVSLPAGYSYTLGLTDANGYVISTESTLAVTAETTTYDLTLEKVELYTVTGSITGLDDQLMDLELNYSADGKIYQPEPSIDTEAGTYSVQLEPNTSYTITAKGVNDYELTESTVSITADATKAIAFTEKALFDVVITTEGLTDDQVAKLGLVFTNLYEEGYEYDFPSASDVQLRTGTYSVAYTGLDESPVQLAPTSNLTIEAADVSKTLSFTTVTQWNFDDQVIESGTTTAYKGLLFSGVIANQISKGHLTAKADATIQVPVNAGDKVTITYYYEADFSIEGGEAITTTSGSTSTLESVNYNYTGSESGHITLTIGASVGTTYITQIATQQAVDYSETLTVGANKDFETINEALDAVSKMARESDQRVTIMIDPGNYEEMLVIRVTNVTLKNAAAIPDISLTNAGVDISDQAVRITSYYGHGYSYYSMGNDQKWNEDVLRVNKANGSLSYENAGSGTTNGSYWNATVVVSADGFEAEDIIFENSFNQYISKKESEDKVVMWASGSKGERPTTAGSTEVQNKSFVERAAAIAITNDVDKVVLNKCRVVGRQDSFYGGTGSRVVVYKGAMMGATDYIFGGMTAVFYQTDLVMNTSEDKNDRCYITAAQQSSGRGYLMYECTITSATPGSETASAYRSKPGYFGRPWQGATSEVVFYNTTIETTNFPDNDGESLIAAEGWLSTLGGESPGMYEFGTTELSGADNSGSRASWSTLLTEAVLSDDSEISNFTFTKGNDDWDPLPGLVTAEEEEEEEEEEEILSTPAIPVSDIQIYAYENQIRIGNVTSKTQVKVYNLMGRMVRSLETNTNTIFSLNNGLWIVMVNSADGQKAVKVLTR, encoded by the coding sequence ATGAAAAAAACTTACTTCGCTATTGTAGCATTGTTGGTTTGCTCACTATGGGCAAACGCGCAACTCGCAGGGACAGTCACCTACGAGTTTTTGGACGAAACCATCATAGACTCAGGTATGAGTACAGATGGACTAGTCGACTGGACCGCTGGATACCACGGGGGCACTTACGGCATGAACATGAAGCTCGGTGACGAGATCAATGTCAAAGTCTCAGGAAGTAGCACCATTCGATTTTTGGGATCAAAACACTCTGGACTAGAACTCACGGGTACCGCTCTCGAATCTGGAGATTTGGGAACTCTGACCACCAAAGTAGAAACAGATCTATCTGACACCTACTCATTTGTCTATTCAGGACCAGAGACCACACTTAACTTCAAAGCAGTAGAAGGAACCGGTAGTGACATCTACCTGCCCTCTATTGAAGTGATCCCCGCACAATCAGGTGCTACAGCGACTACTGCAGAGACCAGTATCATCTACTATTATGACTTGCGAGATGGCAGCATCATCCCTACAGATACCGATGGTCAGTCGGATATCAATGCTGGTTTGATCGGCGTGATCGTGGGGACAAGCAACGCATTCGGATACAATGGGGATGATCACGGTTCGGTTTTGAAAACGGGCAACCAAATTGTACTAGATGTAGCAGGCAACTCCTACATCAAAATAGGGGGATGTGTCTACTCTGGGGGCACTATTGCGATCTCTAGCGAATCAGGGGAGTTTGACATCACCGAATCTGACAATACCGCTGGTGAATATGACAATGACAACTATACGCTAGACATCCTGTATGTAGGCGAAGCAGGGAGCGTAACTTTGGATTTTACAGGCACCAATTACGTCCCCTATTTAGAGGTAGCTCCGATTCCATACGAAGTGCAAATCGGCCCCTCGTACCCGAATTCGAACGGATTGGTTGACGTATGGGATTTCGGAGCGGCACAGCTAGACGAAGCTACTTACAAAAATAATCTAACCGTCGACATCATCAATGCTTGGTATGCAGATACCGAAGCAGGCACTGCGGGACCTACACTACCAAGCTTCACGGCAGATGTACTGAGCTGGGTCGGTGGAGGAAATGACAGACTCCGCTCTACCAACGAAAGCCTGACACGATACGATGACAATATCGCTGGTGCAGAAGAGTACACGGGACGAGTCTACGTCAATGCTTCTGCAGCGACCACCCGATACATGAGTTTGACTCTCTACGAAGATGATGAAGTCACGATGATTGTCAAAACCGACGCAGGTGGAAACCTAAACTTCGACTATGCAGAAGACCCTACGCTCCAATCCGATCAAATCGAACTCGGAAGTGATATCGTCGAAGTAAAATTCGTGGCTCAGCACAAAGGAATTTACCACATCTACGATGACTTAGGCAAACCAAGCTACTATAGGATCTACCGCAAGGATGCTACGTATGCAGACTTGACAGGTAGCATAGACGTCACAGCCGCGACAGACATACCTGAGGGATACTCGATCTCCTTTACCAATGAAGTCGGCAAAACTTGGATTGCAGATCAATCGAGCAACAGCTACAGTGTTTCATTGCCGGCGGGCTACAGCTATACCTTGGGACTGACAGATGCCAATGGGTACGTGATCAGTACGGAGAGCACATTGGCTGTGACAGCAGAAACGACTACTTATGATTTGACACTTGAGAAAGTAGAGCTCTACACCGTGACAGGGAGTATCACTGGTCTCGACGATCAGCTCATGGACTTGGAGTTGAACTACAGCGCAGATGGCAAAATCTACCAACCAGAACCAAGTATAGATACAGAAGCTGGTACATACAGTGTGCAACTCGAGCCCAACACGAGTTACACGATTACAGCCAAAGGAGTCAACGACTATGAATTGACCGAAAGTACAGTATCTATCACGGCAGATGCGACAAAAGCCATTGCTTTCACAGAGAAGGCGCTCTTTGATGTTGTCATTACTACAGAAGGACTGACTGACGACCAGGTCGCCAAATTAGGCCTAGTATTCACCAACCTCTACGAGGAAGGCTATGAATATGATTTCCCATCAGCAAGTGATGTTCAGCTAAGAACTGGGACTTACTCGGTAGCCTATACAGGACTGGACGAGTCGCCAGTGCAATTGGCTCCCACTTCGAATCTGACAATAGAAGCAGCGGATGTCAGCAAAACACTTTCGTTCACCACTGTGACCCAATGGAACTTTGACGATCAAGTCATCGAAAGTGGTACAACTACAGCCTACAAGGGGCTGTTGTTCTCAGGAGTCATCGCGAACCAGATCAGCAAAGGGCACTTGACAGCAAAAGCAGACGCCACGATCCAAGTCCCTGTCAACGCGGGAGACAAAGTGACTATTACGTATTACTACGAGGCGGACTTTTCCATCGAAGGGGGCGAAGCAATCACGACTACCAGTGGCAGTACGAGCACCTTGGAGAGTGTGAACTACAACTACACAGGTTCAGAATCTGGGCACATCACGCTGACCATCGGCGCAAGTGTAGGGACGACATACATCACGCAGATAGCGACACAGCAAGCCGTAGACTATAGCGAAACATTGACGGTCGGCGCAAACAAGGATTTTGAAACGATCAATGAGGCTTTAGACGCAGTCTCAAAAATGGCTCGTGAAAGTGATCAGCGCGTCACCATCATGATTGATCCAGGCAACTATGAAGAGATGTTGGTGATCCGTGTGACTAATGTCACCTTGAAAAACGCAGCAGCTATTCCAGATATCTCCCTAACCAACGCAGGTGTGGATATCTCTGATCAAGCCGTCAGAATCACTTCTTACTATGGGCACGGCTACAGCTATTACAGCATGGGCAATGACCAAAAATGGAATGAAGACGTACTCCGTGTCAACAAAGCCAACGGTTCACTCTCCTATGAGAATGCTGGAAGTGGCACCACCAACGGTTCGTATTGGAACGCTACGGTGGTCGTGAGTGCAGATGGGTTCGAAGCTGAAGACATCATCTTCGAAAACTCATTCAACCAATACATATCCAAAAAAGAATCCGAAGACAAAGTCGTCATGTGGGCATCAGGTAGCAAGGGAGAGAGACCTACTACTGCTGGTAGCACAGAGGTGCAAAACAAGAGTTTTGTAGAAAGAGCCGCTGCGATAGCCATTACGAACGACGTAGACAAAGTGGTACTCAACAAATGCCGAGTGGTTGGTAGACAAGACTCCTTCTATGGAGGTACAGGATCAAGAGTAGTCGTCTACAAAGGTGCTATGATGGGTGCTACAGACTACATCTTTGGTGGCATGACAGCCGTATTTTACCAAACTGACCTGGTCATGAATACCAGCGAAGACAAAAATGACAGATGCTATATCACCGCCGCCCAACAAAGCAGTGGTCGTGGGTACTTGATGTACGAATGCACCATCACCTCAGCGACTCCAGGCTCAGAAACTGCCTCAGCGTATCGCTCTAAGCCTGGGTACTTTGGGCGTCCATGGCAGGGAGCAACCAGTGAGGTAGTCTTCTACAACACGACCATCGAGACCACCAACTTCCCAGACAACGACGGAGAATCGTTGATCGCTGCAGAAGGCTGGTTGAGTACGCTGGGAGGTGAGTCTCCAGGTATGTATGAGTTTGGGACGACCGAACTATCAGGTGCTGACAATTCGGGTAGTCGAGCGAGCTGGTCTACACTCTTGACCGAAGCAGTACTCAGTGACGATAGTGAAATCTCGAACTTTACCTTTACCAAAGGAAATGACGACTGGGATCCCCTACCAGGGCTAGTGACTGCCGAGGAGGAGGAGGAAGAGGAAGAGGAAGAAGAGATTCTGTCCACACCTGCCATTCCTGTTTCTGATATTCAAATCTATGCTTATGAAAACCAAATACGAATCGGCAATGTCACTTCCAA
- a CDS encoding peroxiredoxin, translated as MSTIRLGDEAPNFTAQTTEGKINFHEWLGDGWGILFSHPADYTPVCTTELGTVAKYKAEFDKRNVKVVALSVDGLESHKGWINDINETQNTTVNFPIIADEDKKVSNLYDMIHPNANNNLTVRSVYIIGNDKKVKLIITYPASTGRNFDELLRVIDSLQLTAYHKVATPANWQSGEDCVVVPAVETADIPAIFPKGYTEIKPYLRMTPQPDLK; from the coding sequence ATGAGTACAATTAGACTTGGAGACGAAGCTCCGAACTTTACTGCCCAAACGACAGAGGGCAAAATCAACTTTCACGAATGGCTCGGTGACGGTTGGGGAATCTTATTTTCTCACCCCGCAGACTACACGCCTGTATGTACTACTGAGCTTGGCACGGTGGCCAAATACAAAGCAGAGTTTGACAAGAGAAATGTCAAAGTGGTAGCACTCAGCGTGGATGGACTCGAATCACACAAGGGCTGGATCAACGATATCAATGAAACGCAAAATACGACTGTGAATTTTCCAATCATTGCGGATGAGGACAAGAAGGTCTCTAACCTCTATGATATGATTCATCCCAATGCCAACAACAATTTGACGGTTAGGTCTGTCTATATAATTGGCAATGATAAGAAGGTCAAATTGATCATCACTTATCCGGCTTCAACAGGTAGGAATTTTGATGAGCTACTGCGCGTGATCGATTCACTGCAGTTGACTGCATATCACAAAGTAGCTACTCCAGCCAACTGGCAGAGTGGTGAGGATTGTGTGGTCGTACCAGCGGTCGAGACGGCCGATATTCCTGCTATTTTCCCTAAGGGATATACAGAGATCAAGCCATATTTGAGGATGACTCCTCAGCCTGATCTGAAGTGA
- a CDS encoding dihydrofolate reductase yields the protein MNNRLTLLLLLTMLVACQKNDIPETSKKQKFKFWTEQFADLKIYRYQVPGFEQLSLDQKKLVYFLTQAGLSGRDIIYDQNYRHNLRIRQTLETIVEHYQGDRESKDWKRFMTYTKRVWFANGIHHHYSMNKIMPDFSSEYFDMLLDATQQELEEEILNAIFDQSYDNKKVNLDESKGLLLGSATNFYDSDVTADEVEQFYQSIIDPNTNEPISYGLNSKITRNKDGQLTEELWKSGGMYGRAIDQIIYWLYKAASVAENEAQKQGLQLLIKYYQTGDLKTWDEYNVVWAAATEGDIDYINSFIEVYNDPLGYRGSYESIVQIKDFDASERMKVLSDNAQWFEDHSPIQDEHKKANVTGVSYKVVNVVGEAGDSSPATPIGINLPNADWIRSKHGSKSVSLGNIIDAYKQGGSSGLTEEFAFSPHEVKRAEEYGVLGDKMHTALHEVIGHASGQLNPGVGTPKETLKNYASTLEEGRADLVGLYFLMDPKLVELGLIPSLEVGKEEYDSYIRNGMLVQLRRLKPGEQIEEAHMRNRAWVSRWSYEQGIANNVIEKIIKDDKTYFVINDYDKLREIFGRLLRETQRIKSEGDYNAAKALVENYGIKVDPVIHSEVLARTEKLNIAPYGGFINPILEPVLDEQGNIIDITIEYPTDFTEQMIYYGDKYSFL from the coding sequence ATGAACAACCGACTCACGCTCCTACTCCTACTCACTATGCTCGTAGCATGTCAAAAAAATGATATCCCAGAGACCAGCAAAAAGCAGAAATTCAAATTCTGGACAGAGCAATTTGCCGACCTCAAAATCTACCGCTATCAAGTCCCTGGTTTTGAACAGCTCTCCCTCGATCAGAAAAAACTCGTTTACTTCTTGACACAAGCAGGCCTCAGCGGTCGGGACATCATCTATGATCAAAACTATCGCCACAACCTACGGATACGTCAAACGCTTGAAACCATCGTGGAGCATTATCAAGGAGACCGAGAGTCCAAGGACTGGAAACGCTTCATGACCTATACCAAGAGAGTCTGGTTTGCCAACGGCATCCACCATCACTACTCGATGAACAAAATCATGCCTGATTTCTCTTCCGAATACTTTGACATGCTGTTGGATGCCACCCAACAAGAACTTGAAGAAGAAATTCTCAATGCCATATTTGATCAATCCTATGACAACAAAAAAGTAAATCTCGATGAGAGCAAAGGGCTACTCCTAGGTTCGGCCACCAATTTCTATGACTCGGATGTGACAGCAGACGAAGTAGAACAGTTTTATCAAAGCATCATAGACCCCAACACCAATGAACCTATCTCATATGGGTTGAACTCCAAGATTACTCGCAACAAAGACGGTCAGCTCACCGAAGAGCTGTGGAAATCAGGTGGTATGTACGGCAGAGCCATCGACCAAATCATCTATTGGCTCTACAAAGCCGCCTCAGTCGCCGAAAACGAAGCTCAAAAACAAGGGCTACAACTCCTCATCAAATACTACCAAACTGGTGACTTGAAAACATGGGACGAGTACAATGTCGTATGGGCAGCAGCCACCGAAGGAGACATCGACTACATCAACAGCTTCATCGAAGTATACAATGACCCTTTGGGTTATAGAGGTTCCTATGAATCTATCGTGCAAATCAAAGATTTTGATGCATCGGAGCGCATGAAAGTACTCTCAGACAATGCACAATGGTTTGAAGATCACTCGCCGATACAAGATGAGCATAAGAAAGCCAACGTAACAGGAGTCAGCTACAAAGTCGTCAACGTCGTGGGAGAAGCTGGAGACTCGTCACCTGCGACACCTATAGGTATCAACCTTCCCAATGCAGATTGGATCAGAAGCAAACACGGGTCAAAATCCGTCAGTCTGGGAAACATCATCGATGCATACAAACAAGGAGGAAGCAGCGGATTGACTGAAGAGTTTGCCTTCTCTCCTCATGAAGTCAAAAGAGCTGAAGAATACGGTGTACTGGGAGACAAGATGCATACGGCGCTACACGAGGTGATCGGCCATGCCTCGGGCCAACTCAACCCTGGTGTAGGCACTCCCAAAGAAACACTTAAAAACTATGCATCAACCCTAGAAGAAGGTCGAGCTGATCTAGTAGGCTTGTACTTTCTGATGGACCCTAAACTGGTCGAACTTGGACTCATCCCCAGTCTCGAAGTGGGCAAGGAAGAATACGACAGCTACATACGCAACGGTATGCTGGTACAACTGCGACGATTGAAGCCTGGTGAACAAATAGAGGAAGCTCACATGCGCAATCGTGCTTGGGTCTCTCGTTGGTCATACGAGCAGGGAATCGCCAACAACGTCATCGAAAAAATCATCAAAGATGACAAAACCTACTTCGTCATCAACGACTATGATAAACTCCGTGAGATTTTCGGAAGGCTACTGCGTGAGACCCAGCGTATCAAGTCCGAAGGGGATTACAATGCCGCCAAAGCACTCGTTGAAAACTATGGCATCAAGGTTGACCCTGTCATTCACTCCGAAGTCCTAGCCCGTACCGAAAAACTAAATATTGCACCTTATGGCGGCTTCATCAATCCTATCTTGGAACCCGTCCTGGACGAACAAGGCAACATCATCGACATAACCATCGAATACCCAACTGATTTCACAGAACAAATGATCTACTACGGGGACAAATATTCTTTCTTGTAA
- a CDS encoding deoxynucleoside kinase: MIKHVAIAGNIGAGKTTLTKMLAKHYGWEVELEEVDNNPYLEDFYEDMAKWSFHLQIFFLNSRFRQVNQIAQRDKPVIQDRTIYEDAYIFAKSLYDQGDFSQRDYDNYLSLFESMIQYVKPPDLLIFLKADIDQLVRNIEKRGRNYEKTIRIDYLRELRDHYEEWIGSYHEGKLLILDINKLNFVERSEDFAQIVSNIDRELFGLFS, translated from the coding sequence ATGATCAAACATGTCGCCATAGCGGGAAACATCGGAGCGGGCAAAACTACTCTCACCAAAATGCTTGCCAAACACTACGGATGGGAAGTAGAACTAGAGGAAGTCGACAACAATCCCTATCTCGAAGATTTTTATGAGGACATGGCTAAATGGTCCTTCCATTTACAAATCTTCTTTTTGAACAGCCGCTTCCGACAGGTCAATCAAATTGCCCAACGAGACAAACCAGTCATTCAAGACCGAACAATCTACGAAGACGCCTATATCTTCGCCAAGAGCCTATACGACCAAGGAGACTTTAGCCAACGAGACTATGACAACTACCTCTCCTTATTTGAATCGATGATACAATATGTCAAGCCTCCAGACTTACTCATCTTCTTGAAAGCGGATATAGATCAACTGGTCCGTAACATTGAGAAACGAGGACGAAACTATGAGAAAACCATACGTATCGATTACCTCCGTGAATTACGGGATCACTACGAAGAATGGATTGGTAGCTACCATGAAGGCAAACTCCTTATTTTGGATATCAATAAGTTGAATTTTGTCGAACGCTCGGAGGATTTTGCTCAGATTGTCTCAAATATCGACAGAGAACTATTTGGCCTCTTCAGTTGA
- a CDS encoding O-methyltransferase, producing MEFIDRDIQRYAEQHSSPSSALLTKIERETHLQVLRPRMLSGHMQGRILSMYSHMLRPLCILEIGTYTGYSALCLAEGMPAEGRLITIDVNEELEERVRAYIAESPYAQQIDYRVGNALEVIPQLEETFDLVFVDADKSNYQAYFDRVLPKMRRGGFIIADNVLWSGKVVEEVKSTDRDTRALLAFNQYVQEHPQVENVLMPVRDGLMIARVL from the coding sequence TTGGAATTTATAGATAGAGACATACAGCGATACGCCGAGCAGCATAGCTCACCTTCCAGTGCATTGCTGACGAAAATAGAACGAGAAACACACCTTCAGGTACTCCGTCCCAGAATGTTGTCGGGACATATGCAAGGCCGGATATTGTCTATGTATTCGCATATGCTCAGACCTCTTTGTATACTGGAGATTGGAACCTACACAGGCTATTCTGCTTTATGTCTGGCTGAGGGAATGCCCGCAGAAGGACGATTGATTACCATTGATGTCAACGAAGAACTAGAAGAACGGGTCCGTGCTTACATCGCCGAGTCACCTTATGCTCAGCAGATTGATTATCGAGTGGGCAATGCTCTAGAAGTCATTCCTCAATTGGAAGAGACTTTTGACTTGGTGTTTGTTGATGCAGATAAGTCCAATTACCAAGCGTATTTTGATAGGGTACTACCCAAAATGCGACGAGGAGGTTTCATCATTGCTGACAATGTCCTATGGAGTGGCAAGGTGGTCGAAGAAGTTAAAAGTACGGATAGGGATACACGTGCATTGCTGGCGTTTAACCAATATGTGCAGGAACATCCTCAAGTAGAAAATGTACTCATGCCTGTGCGAGATGGGCTTATGATTGCCCGTGTATTATGA
- a CDS encoding LysM peptidoglycan-binding domain-containing protein: MRYSLIVLLFLIGFSLHAEDPYRPKVPSSMEFAGMKLKITDAARNEIQKDVDMLTNSEKYFEIKADRARLYFPIIEKTLKKENVPDDFKYLSLQESALISDAVSSANAVGFWQFKDFTGREVGLRIDRSVDERLNIVASTVGASKYFKRHNFYFNNWIYTLLAHMTGRGGAAKYVDKDQFGANRMTIDRKTHWYVKRCLAHKIAFEHVMEKKHSEGMQLIEFEQGGGKTLSKIASELNVSETDLKQYNKWLKSGKVPEEKTYVVIVPVKGNMKGIVKISGGVEKPAAAKSDEPKSQFEKMFPSLSKGLNTNESIFIKINGLPTVLAKPGDGVIKLSREAGIEPERFAKYNDIQVTDGLEVGEVYYLRSKRNRGQTYYYTVQQGETLWKVSQKFGVKMHKLARLNRMMTIDPLVAGRVMWLRKRRPKDVPVEIRELPAMPVDETIPAKELQEIPEDQIEQERLEPAQEEAYVPGPEEVESPLPEELKVEEEPVEKEELPEFMEVGESAAEPMVEPVVVEPNLEKEEKGSYFRHTVKKGETLYGISKKYGVSVSDVQEWNDLQNGELRIGQELVIHGEGRPFQLEPEQVDFHVVGPGDTMYSISKQYNMPIEDLLRINQKDNFALSIGERIRVKE; the protein is encoded by the coding sequence ATGAGATATAGTTTGATTGTTCTTCTTTTTTTGATAGGTTTTTCGCTCCATGCTGAGGATCCGTATCGTCCCAAAGTCCCATCGTCTATGGAGTTTGCGGGGATGAAACTCAAGATCACAGATGCCGCACGCAACGAAATCCAAAAAGATGTAGATATGCTCACCAACAGTGAGAAGTACTTTGAGATCAAGGCGGATCGTGCAAGACTCTATTTTCCCATCATCGAAAAAACACTGAAGAAAGAAAATGTCCCGGATGACTTCAAGTACTTGTCTTTGCAAGAAAGTGCATTGATATCGGATGCTGTCTCTTCTGCCAATGCGGTTGGTTTTTGGCAGTTCAAGGATTTTACTGGAAGGGAAGTGGGACTTCGTATTGATCGCAGTGTGGACGAGCGATTGAATATAGTGGCGTCTACAGTAGGTGCTTCTAAGTACTTTAAACGACACAATTTTTATTTCAACAATTGGATCTATACGCTTCTAGCGCATATGACTGGGCGTGGAGGAGCAGCAAAGTACGTGGACAAGGACCAGTTCGGGGCAAATCGCATGACAATAGATCGCAAGACACACTGGTATGTCAAGCGGTGTTTGGCACATAAGATTGCGTTTGAGCATGTGATGGAGAAGAAGCATAGTGAAGGGATGCAACTCATCGAGTTTGAGCAAGGGGGAGGCAAGACACTGTCTAAGATCGCAAGTGAGCTGAATGTTAGCGAAACAGACCTCAAGCAATACAACAAATGGCTCAAATCAGGCAAAGTACCTGAGGAGAAAACGTATGTGGTCATCGTTCCCGTCAAGGGCAATATGAAAGGTATCGTGAAAATCAGCGGTGGTGTGGAAAAGCCAGCTGCAGCCAAATCCGATGAGCCTAAGAGCCAGTTCGAAAAGATGTTTCCGTCACTGAGCAAAGGTCTCAATACCAACGAGAGTATCTTTATCAAAATCAATGGGCTACCTACGGTTTTGGCCAAGCCAGGTGATGGAGTGATCAAGCTTTCTCGCGAAGCAGGGATTGAACCTGAGCGCTTTGCCAAATACAATGATATTCAGGTGACAGATGGTTTGGAAGTGGGAGAGGTGTACTACCTACGGTCCAAAAGAAATCGTGGACAGACCTATTACTACACGGTGCAACAGGGGGAGACACTTTGGAAGGTGTCGCAGAAGTTTGGTGTCAAAATGCATAAACTGGCTCGACTCAATCGCATGATGACTATCGATCCACTCGTGGCAGGTCGTGTGATGTGGCTCAGAAAGCGTAGACCAAAGGATGTCCCAGTAGAGATTAGAGAACTGCCAGCCATGCCAGTAGATGAAACTATACCTGCGAAAGAACTTCAGGAAATACCAGAGGACCAGATCGAACAAGAGCGATTAGAGCCTGCACAGGAGGAAGCCTATGTGCCCGGACCCGAAGAGGTAGAGTCGCCTCTGCCAGAGGAACTCAAAGTGGAAGAAGAGCCTGTCGAGAAGGAGGAGCTGCCTGAATTTATGGAGGTAGGGGAGTCTGCAGCAGAACCTATGGTCGAACCTGTAGTCGTGGAGCCTAACTTAGAGAAAGAGGAGAAGGGGAGTTATTTTCGACATACGGTCAAAAAAGGGGAGACCTTATATGGAATATCCAAGAAATACGGGGTCTCCGTGAGTGACGTTCAGGAATGGAATGATCTACAAAATGGAGAGCTTCGTATTGGACAGGAGCTGGTGATTCATGGAGAGGGGCGCCCTTTTCAGTTAGAGCCAGAGCAAGTTGATTTTCATGTGGTAGGCCCTGGGGATACAATGTATAGTATTTCTAAACAGTACAATATGCCAATAGAAGACTTGCTGCGTATCAATCAAAAAGATAATTTTGCCCTTTCGATAGGGGAAAGAATAAGAGTAAAGGAGTAG
- a CDS encoding response regulator: MGDYRCEQALLIDNNATDNFAHKLAIVESQLAREVKVVTSGKEAMEYLRSNGPKLPELILFDVQIPVVEGQVFLHEYASLTYLEKSKTKIVVLTYNKEVAHLERLLINSEINYFMTKPLTLESCARMGAWM, encoded by the coding sequence ATGGGGGATTATAGATGTGAGCAGGCCTTGTTGATAGACAACAATGCCACGGATAATTTTGCTCACAAGTTGGCGATAGTAGAGTCACAGCTGGCCAGGGAGGTCAAAGTAGTGACGAGTGGGAAGGAGGCGATGGAGTATCTACGGTCCAATGGGCCTAAATTGCCCGAATTGATCTTGTTTGATGTACAAATCCCCGTAGTAGAGGGGCAAGTGTTTTTGCATGAGTATGCTTCACTTACCTATCTAGAGAAGTCGAAGACCAAGATAGTTGTGCTGACCTACAACAAAGAGGTAGCTCACCTCGAACGACTATTGATCAATAGTGAAATCAATTATTTCATGACCAAACCCTTGACTTTAGAAAGTTGTGCACGCATGGGCGCGTGGATGTAG